A genomic segment from Dermatobacter hominis encodes:
- the ispH gene encoding 4-hydroxy-3-methylbut-2-enyl diphosphate reductase translates to MTDTTTEDPGAPPSGGVDLVLLAAPRGFCAGVEMAIKALAWMVRAFDGPVYCYHEIVHNQQVVQRFREQGVVFVDDIDEVPPGRPLMLSAHGSAPEVVQAARDNGGFVVDAVCPLVTKVHHEVKVRAGKGYSIVYIGHEGHEEAVGTMAVAPEAIHRVESVAEVDALPEFGTPVALLAQTTLSHRDWADVAEATTERFPDVWTPGRSDLCFATTNRQSALMEIASRCDAVVVIGSANSSNTLALERLARGAGCATVLRVNSAGELPRRADGSVDLHGVVGVTAGASAPEELVDQVIVALDPARGVEEVRLTEEDEYFPPPRNLRDLLVAIDAVGGLGLGADPDRRPPSDDRALAASAVLADLA, encoded by the coding sequence GTGACCGACACGACCACCGAGGACCCCGGCGCGCCGCCGAGCGGGGGCGTCGACCTGGTGCTCCTGGCCGCGCCCCGCGGGTTCTGCGCCGGCGTCGAGATGGCCATCAAGGCCCTCGCCTGGATGGTCCGCGCCTTCGACGGGCCCGTGTACTGCTACCACGAGATCGTCCACAACCAGCAGGTCGTCCAGCGCTTCCGGGAGCAGGGCGTCGTCTTCGTCGACGACATCGACGAGGTCCCGCCCGGCCGGCCGCTCATGCTGTCCGCGCACGGCTCGGCCCCCGAGGTCGTGCAGGCCGCCCGGGACAACGGGGGGTTCGTCGTCGACGCCGTCTGCCCGCTCGTGACCAAGGTCCACCACGAGGTGAAGGTCCGGGCCGGCAAGGGGTACTCGATCGTCTACATCGGCCACGAGGGCCACGAGGAGGCGGTCGGGACGATGGCCGTCGCCCCCGAGGCGATCCACCGCGTCGAATCCGTCGCCGAGGTGGACGCGCTCCCCGAGTTCGGCACACCGGTGGCGCTCCTCGCCCAGACGACGCTGTCGCACCGCGACTGGGCCGACGTCGCCGAGGCCACCACCGAGCGGTTCCCCGACGTCTGGACGCCGGGTCGGAGCGACCTCTGCTTCGCCACCACCAACCGGCAGTCCGCGCTGATGGAGATCGCCTCGCGCTGCGACGCCGTCGTCGTCATCGGCTCGGCGAACTCCTCGAACACCCTCGCCCTGGAGCGCCTGGCGCGTGGCGCCGGCTGCGCCACGGTGCTGCGCGTGAACTCCGCCGGCGAGCTGCCCCGCCGGGCCGACGGCTCGGTCGACCTGCACGGGGTCGTGGGCGTGACCGCCGGGGCGTCGGCCCCGGAGGAGCTCGTCGACCAGGTGATCGTGGCGCTCGACCCGGCCCGCGGCGTCGAGGAGGTCCGCCTCACCGAGGAGGACGAGTACTTCCCTCCCCCGCGCAACCTGCGCGACCTGCTGGTCGCGATCGACGCCGTCGGCGGCCTGGGCCTCGGCGCCGACCCCGACCGGCGCCCGCCGTCGGACGACCGGGCCCTGGCGGCGAGCGCCGTCCTCGCCGACCTCGCCTGA
- a CDS encoding alpha/beta hydrolase family protein, with translation MGEVDLMVAMGACGQPHRTASRRRRRAFATAAVAALALLAAACVPEPPAPATGTSPNDAPRASEAAYTELGPHEVGVTTLQLADRSVEVWYPADAAQIGDTPAEAYHIRDFVPPSFDALIPPDVDPPFQTIAHRDVPADDADGPYPLVLFSHGFASYRLQSTKLTTHLASWGFVVISPDYLERGLGSVLGEGPAVSRPDTTIADEAIQAVKAQDAAPDSVLSGIVDSSSVYPVGHSAGGGTSIRLLARPDVHSAIPLSAGVSLLSIVQGTAPALPADKAVMWLSGIQDGVASIDGVRTGYDYTAGPKRLLELDGAGHNNAFSDICEIGGGGVIALALATGLPLPDFLLQLGNDGCPTPPFTDSPVLWPQVAHLVTAELRYRSGLDPEPVGLGDGVLASLPNVATYRHAP, from the coding sequence GTGGGCGAGGTCGATCTGATGGTTGCGATGGGCGCGTGCGGACAGCCGCACCGGACCGCGAGCCGACGCCGTCGGCGGGCGTTCGCCACGGCTGCCGTGGCCGCGCTGGCGCTGCTGGCCGCCGCCTGCGTGCCCGAGCCCCCGGCCCCGGCCACGGGAACGAGCCCGAACGACGCGCCGAGGGCGTCCGAGGCCGCGTACACCGAGCTCGGCCCCCACGAGGTGGGCGTGACCACGCTCCAGCTCGCCGACCGCTCGGTCGAGGTCTGGTACCCGGCCGACGCCGCCCAGATCGGCGACACGCCGGCCGAGGCGTACCACATCCGCGACTTCGTGCCGCCGAGCTTCGACGCGCTGATCCCGCCCGACGTGGACCCGCCGTTCCAGACGATCGCCCACCGCGACGTCCCGGCCGACGACGCGGACGGCCCGTATCCGCTGGTGCTGTTCTCGCACGGCTTCGCCAGCTACCGGCTGCAGTCCACGAAGCTGACGACGCACCTCGCGTCCTGGGGCTTCGTCGTGATCTCGCCCGACTACCTCGAGCGTGGCCTCGGCAGCGTGCTCGGCGAGGGCCCGGCCGTCTCCCGCCCCGACACCACGATCGCCGACGAGGCGATCCAGGCCGTGAAGGCGCAGGACGCCGCGCCCGACAGCGTGCTGTCGGGCATCGTCGACTCCTCGAGCGTGTACCCGGTCGGCCACTCCGCCGGCGGTGGCACCTCGATCCGGCTGCTGGCCCGGCCCGACGTGCACTCGGCCATCCCGCTGAGCGCCGGCGTCTCGCTGCTGAGCATCGTGCAGGGCACCGCGCCCGCCCTCCCGGCCGACAAGGCCGTCATGTGGCTCAGCGGCATCCAGGACGGCGTCGCGTCGATCGACGGCGTCCGCACCGGCTACGACTACACCGCCGGGCCCAAGAGGCTCCTCGAGCTCGACGGTGCGGGCCACAACAACGCCTTCTCGGACATCTGCGAGATCGGCGGCGGCGGTGTGATCGCCTTGGCGCTCGCCACCGGCCTGCCGCTCCCCGACTTCCTGCTGCAGCTCGGCAACGACGGCTGCCCGACGCCGCCGTTCACCGACTCGCCGGTGCTGTGGCCACAGGTCGCCCACCTCGTGACAGCGGAGCTGCGGTACCGCTCCGGGCTCGACCCCGAGCCGGTCGGGTTGGGCGACGGCGTCCTGGCGTCGCTGCCGAACGTCGCCACCTACCGCCACGCGCCCTGA
- a CDS encoding DUF512 domain-containing protein: protein MSLATVVAVAPGSPAAEGGVAPGDELVAIGGRPLRDVIEFRVLSDEAEVELELRRGGIELSVEISKEHGEPLGLEVDSPVFDEVRTCDNHCEFCFIHQLPPGMRRSLYLKDDDYRLSFLYGNFTTLTRFTEADLERVLVEGLSPLYVSIHATDPDVRVELLRNRRGATSLRWLRALLDHGVEVHGQIVVCPGLNDGDVLDRTLCGVLDEYPELADVAVVPLGVSAHNREPRMRPHTVAEAQAVVDVVDRWQEVFLATLGHRMVFAADEYYLLADRPFPDASTYGDFGMHEDGIGMARAFEAELGGRAGEGIGVQPGFFSWVDGAPADGYRAPRTDGGCGAVASSAPAAPADGGGATSVSLGARRPAADAPVGILTGAYGARVLAPLLDDVLAAAGRGGLAGAGVRIVPVENRWFGGNIGVAGLMVGEDVARALEAEPAGHRYLLPDVCLSRGAFLDGTRPEDLPRRVEVVPTDGVALRRALLGPEPAPAVAEPVTGGPRG from the coding sequence GTGTCCCTCGCCACCGTCGTCGCCGTCGCGCCCGGATCCCCGGCCGCCGAGGGCGGCGTCGCGCCCGGGGACGAGCTGGTCGCGATCGGCGGACGCCCGCTGCGGGACGTCATCGAGTTCCGCGTGCTGTCCGACGAGGCCGAGGTGGAGCTGGAGCTGCGCCGCGGCGGCATCGAGCTGAGCGTCGAGATCTCGAAGGAGCACGGCGAGCCGCTGGGCCTCGAGGTGGACTCGCCGGTCTTCGACGAGGTGCGCACCTGCGACAACCACTGCGAGTTCTGCTTCATCCACCAGCTGCCGCCCGGGATGCGTCGGAGCCTGTACCTGAAGGACGACGACTACCGGCTCTCGTTCCTGTACGGGAACTTCACGACGCTGACCCGCTTCACCGAGGCGGACCTCGAGCGGGTGCTGGTCGAGGGCCTGTCGCCCCTGTACGTCAGCATCCACGCCACCGACCCCGACGTCCGGGTCGAGCTGCTGCGCAACCGCCGCGGCGCGACGAGCCTGCGGTGGCTGCGGGCCCTGCTCGACCACGGCGTCGAGGTGCACGGCCAGATCGTCGTGTGCCCGGGGTTGAACGACGGCGACGTCCTCGACCGGACCCTGTGCGGCGTGCTCGACGAGTACCCGGAGCTGGCCGACGTGGCGGTCGTCCCGCTCGGCGTCAGCGCCCACAACCGGGAGCCCCGCATGCGGCCCCACACGGTGGCCGAGGCGCAGGCCGTCGTCGACGTCGTCGACCGCTGGCAGGAGGTGTTCCTGGCCACGCTCGGGCACCGGATGGTGTTCGCCGCCGACGAGTACTACCTGCTCGCCGACCGGCCGTTCCCCGACGCCTCGACCTACGGCGACTTCGGCATGCACGAGGACGGCATCGGCATGGCGCGCGCGTTCGAGGCCGAGCTGGGCGGGCGGGCCGGCGAGGGCATCGGCGTGCAGCCCGGGTTCTTCTCGTGGGTCGACGGCGCGCCGGCCGACGGCTACCGGGCGCCGCGTACCGACGGTGGCTGCGGCGCAGTCGCGTCCAGCGCGCCCGCCGCGCCCGCCGACGGTGGCGGCGCGACCTCGGTCTCGCTCGGCGCCCGCCGGCCGGCCGCCGACGCCCCGGTCGGCATCCTGACCGGCGCCTACGGCGCCCGGGTCCTGGCCCCGCTGCTCGACGACGTGCTGGCGGCGGCGGGTCGCGGCGGGCTGGCCGGCGCCGGGGTGCGGATCGTGCCCGTCGAGAACCGGTGGTTCGGCGGCAACATCGGCGTGGCCGGCCTGATGGTCGGCGAGGACGTCGCCCGGGCGCTCGAGGCGGAGCCCGCCGGGCACCGCTACCTGCTGCCCGACGTCTGCCTGTCCCGGGGCGCCTTCCTCGACGGGACCCGGCCCGAGGACCTGCCTCGCCGGGTCGAGGTCGTCCCCACCGACGGGGTGGCGCTGCGCCGGGCCCTGCTCGGACCCGAACCTGCGCCGGCGGTCGCCGAGCCCGTCACCGGAGGCCCCCGTGGCTGA
- the der gene encoding ribosome biogenesis GTPase Der → MADLPVVAIVGRPNVGKSTLMNRILGKRVAIVEEKPGVTRDRKEVEAEWRGRPFLLVDTGGWMAGGSDLDKKVSNQSELAIKDADVVLFVVDAKVGVTEEDAQVANLLRALDRPVHVLANKVDDTSHEALIWELMALGLGEPVPISALHGRGTGDLLDVIVDELPEEEPEPEQSDMEEGEGVISVALVGRPNVGKSTLFNRLIGEDRAVVHDMPGTTRDAVDTVVETEIGPLRFVDTAGMRRKSRIDEGTEYFSMVRALKAVDEADVALLVIDATEGVTHQDQRLAERVDGAGCPIVVLLNKWELLDEDQRKDVLYQLGQRLHFLGDAAVLRISALTGRGVHRLLPALENSIDAYHTRIPTRQVNDVIRRAQQAQPGPHGARVLYATQGASDPPTFTLFANKTIPASYLRYLERQLREAFGLEATPIKMRVRRRGS, encoded by the coding sequence GTGGCTGACCTGCCCGTCGTTGCGATCGTCGGCCGACCGAACGTCGGCAAGTCGACGCTGATGAACCGGATCCTCGGCAAGCGGGTGGCGATCGTCGAGGAGAAGCCGGGCGTCACCCGCGACCGCAAGGAGGTCGAGGCCGAGTGGCGCGGCCGCCCCTTCCTGCTCGTCGACACCGGCGGGTGGATGGCGGGCGGGTCCGACCTCGACAAGAAGGTCTCGAACCAGTCGGAGCTGGCGATCAAGGACGCCGACGTCGTGCTGTTCGTCGTCGACGCCAAGGTCGGCGTCACCGAGGAGGATGCCCAGGTCGCCAACCTGCTGCGGGCGCTCGACCGACCGGTGCACGTCCTGGCGAACAAGGTCGACGACACCAGCCACGAGGCCCTCATCTGGGAGCTGATGGCGCTCGGGCTGGGCGAGCCCGTCCCGATCTCGGCGCTGCACGGCCGTGGCACCGGCGACCTGCTCGACGTGATCGTCGACGAGCTGCCCGAGGAGGAGCCCGAGCCCGAGCAGTCCGACATGGAGGAGGGCGAGGGCGTCATCTCCGTCGCCCTCGTGGGTCGCCCGAACGTGGGCAAGTCGACCTTGTTCAACCGGCTCATCGGCGAGGACCGCGCCGTGGTCCACGACATGCCCGGCACGACCCGCGACGCCGTCGACACGGTCGTCGAGACCGAGATCGGGCCGCTCCGCTTCGTCGACACCGCCGGCATGCGGCGCAAGTCCCGCATCGACGAGGGCACCGAGTACTTCTCGATGGTGCGGGCGCTGAAGGCGGTCGACGAGGCCGACGTCGCCCTGCTCGTGATCGACGCGACCGAGGGCGTCACGCACCAGGACCAGCGGCTGGCCGAGCGGGTCGACGGCGCCGGCTGCCCGATCGTGGTGCTCCTGAACAAGTGGGAGCTGCTCGACGAGGACCAGCGCAAGGACGTGCTCTACCAGCTGGGCCAGCGGCTGCACTTCCTCGGCGACGCGGCCGTCCTGCGGATCTCGGCCCTCACCGGCCGGGGCGTGCACCGGCTGCTGCCGGCGCTCGAGAACTCGATCGACGCCTACCACACGCGCATCCCGACCCGTCAGGTCAACGACGTGATCCGGCGGGCCCAGCAGGCCCAGCCCGGTCCGCACGGCGCCCGGGTGCTGTATGCGACGCAGGGCGCGTCGGATCCGCCGACGTTCACGCTCTTCGCCAACAAGACCATCCCCGCCAGCTACCTGCGCTACCTGGAGCGCCAGCTCCGGGAGGCGTTCGGCCTCGAGGCCACGCCGATCAAGATGCGCGTGCGACGCCGGGGCAGCTGA
- a CDS encoding FKBP-type peptidyl-prolyl cis-trans isomerase has translation MSQVRDEIEARGKPQLGATDAVTELVITDEVEGSGDEVTPGATVTAHYVGVSASTGSQFDASWDRGAPISFPLDGVIRGWSEGLVGMKVGGRRTLVIPGDMAYGANPPPGAGIAPNETLVFTVDLVDVSWR, from the coding sequence ATGAGCCAGGTTCGTGACGAGATCGAGGCGCGGGGCAAGCCCCAGCTGGGCGCCACCGACGCGGTGACGGAGCTCGTCATCACCGACGAGGTCGAGGGCAGCGGCGACGAGGTCACCCCCGGTGCCACCGTCACGGCCCATTACGTCGGCGTGTCGGCCTCGACCGGCTCGCAGTTCGACGCGTCGTGGGACCGCGGCGCTCCGATCAGCTTCCCGCTCGACGGCGTCATCCGCGGCTGGAGCGAGGGGCTCGTCGGCATGAAGGTCGGCGGCCGTCGCACGCTGGTGATCCCCGGCGACATGGCCTACGGCGCCAACCCGCCTCCCGGTGCGGGCATCGCCCCGAACGAGACGCTGGTGTTCACCGTCGACCTGGTGGACGTGTCGTGGCGGTGA
- a CDS encoding FKBP-type peptidyl-prolyl cis-trans isomerase: MTGPSAGRIGPARRALAAVGVGLLALSGVAAACGDDDESSTSTTIVSDGGSGGSIGSSSGSGSSSGSDGASSSNSEAAAAVEARGEPTVPAVQGPVTELKITDDVEGTGKEATPTSTVNAQYVGAVASTGEVFQSSWQMGGAVEFPLDQVIQGWSEGIPGMKEGGRRTIVIPAAMAYGENPPQGSGIPANADLVFTVDLVSVD; this comes from the coding sequence GTGACGGGGCCGAGCGCCGGCCGCATCGGTCCGGCGCGGCGTGCGCTCGCCGCGGTCGGCGTCGGCCTGCTCGCGCTGAGCGGCGTGGCCGCCGCGTGCGGCGACGACGACGAGTCCAGCACCTCGACCACCATCGTGTCCGACGGCGGGTCCGGCGGTTCGATCGGGTCGTCGAGCGGCTCCGGGAGCTCGAGCGGGTCCGACGGCGCGAGCTCGTCGAACAGCGAGGCCGCCGCCGCGGTCGAGGCGCGCGGCGAGCCGACGGTCCCGGCCGTCCAGGGCCCGGTGACCGAGCTGAAGATCACCGACGACGTCGAGGGCACCGGCAAGGAGGCCACTCCGACCTCCACGGTGAACGCGCAGTACGTGGGCGCCGTCGCCTCGACCGGCGAGGTGTTCCAGTCGTCCTGGCAGATGGGCGGCGCGGTCGAGTTCCCGCTCGACCAGGTCATCCAGGGCTGGAGCGAGGGCATCCCCGGGATGAAGGAGGGCGGACGGCGCACGATCGTCATCCCCGCCGCCATGGCCTACGGCGAGAACCCGCCGCAGGGCTCGGGGATCCCCGCCAACGCGGACCTGGTCTTCACCGTCGACCTGGTGTCGGTGGACTGA
- a CDS encoding acyl-CoA carboxylase subunit beta produces the protein MAPPDADGVAADGEGDGVQDPAARFAAASGRARRGNLDAGAEKLAAQGKLFVRDRIALLCDPGTFVEDQLLANAPYRDDMSPDLPADGVVTGVGEIDGRPVAVMANDPTVKAGSWGARTVEKIVRLTETALRDEIPVVWLVDSAGARITDQVELFPGRRGAGRIFYNQVRLSGKVPQVCCLFGPSAAGGAYIPSFCDLVVMVEGNASMYLGSPRMAEMVIGEIVSLEEMGGARMHATVSGCGDNLAVDDEDAIHQARAYLTYLPSRWSEDPPEYHAVPPARPLTADIVPAEEAQGYDVHDVLDGLLDAESFFEIKPLFAPELVVGFGLLEGRPVGIVANNPMHKGGVLFTDSADKAARFIWLADAFGVPLIFLADVPGFMIGSQVEREGIIRHGAKMITAVCEATVPKVSVIVRKAYGAGLYAMSGPAFEPVATIALPTAKIAVMGPEAAVNAVFANKIAAIDDEAERAAFVEEQREIYETDVDLLRLASELVIDAVVEWEDLRSDIARRLQRAAGKDRTFSVRRHGVPPV, from the coding sequence GTGGCGCCCCCGGACGCGGACGGCGTCGCAGCGGATGGCGAGGGCGACGGGGTCCAGGACCCCGCCGCCCGGTTCGCCGCGGCCTCCGGCCGCGCCCGGCGGGGCAACCTGGACGCCGGCGCCGAGAAGCTCGCCGCCCAGGGGAAGCTGTTCGTCCGGGACCGCATCGCGCTGCTGTGCGACCCCGGGACGTTCGTCGAGGACCAGCTCCTGGCCAACGCCCCCTACCGGGACGACATGAGCCCCGACCTGCCCGCCGACGGCGTGGTGACCGGCGTCGGCGAGATCGACGGCCGACCCGTCGCGGTGATGGCCAACGACCCGACGGTGAAGGCGGGCAGCTGGGGAGCCCGAACCGTCGAGAAGATCGTCCGGCTCACCGAGACCGCGCTGCGCGACGAGATCCCCGTCGTGTGGCTGGTCGACTCGGCGGGGGCCCGCATCACCGACCAGGTCGAGCTGTTCCCCGGCCGCCGGGGTGCGGGGCGGATCTTCTACAACCAGGTCCGACTGTCGGGGAAGGTCCCGCAGGTGTGCTGCCTGTTCGGGCCCTCCGCCGCCGGCGGCGCCTACATCCCCTCGTTCTGCGACCTGGTGGTGATGGTCGAGGGCAACGCGTCGATGTACCTCGGCTCGCCCCGGATGGCCGAGATGGTCATCGGCGAGATCGTCTCGCTCGAGGAGATGGGCGGCGCCCGGATGCACGCCACGGTGTCGGGCTGCGGCGACAACCTCGCCGTCGACGACGAGGACGCCATCCACCAGGCCCGGGCCTACCTCACGTACCTGCCCAGCCGGTGGAGCGAGGATCCGCCCGAGTACCACGCCGTCCCGCCGGCCCGGCCGCTCACCGCCGACATCGTCCCGGCCGAGGAGGCACAGGGCTACGACGTCCACGACGTCCTCGACGGGCTGCTCGACGCCGAGTCGTTCTTCGAGATCAAGCCGCTGTTCGCACCCGAGCTGGTGGTCGGCTTCGGCCTGCTCGAGGGCCGACCGGTCGGCATCGTCGCGAACAACCCGATGCACAAGGGCGGCGTGCTGTTCACGGACTCCGCCGACAAGGCGGCGCGGTTCATCTGGCTCGCCGACGCGTTCGGGGTGCCCCTGATCTTCCTCGCCGACGTGCCGGGGTTCATGATCGGCTCGCAGGTCGAGCGCGAGGGGATCATCCGCCACGGCGCCAAGATGATCACCGCCGTCTGCGAGGCGACCGTCCCCAAGGTCTCCGTGATCGTCCGCAAGGCGTACGGCGCAGGCCTCTACGCCATGTCGGGGCCGGCGTTCGAGCCGGTGGCCACGATCGCGCTGCCGACCGCCAAGATCGCCGTCATGGGGCCCGAGGCGGCGGTCAACGCCGTGTTCGCCAACAAGATCGCGGCCATCGACGACGAGGCCGAGCGGGCCGCGTTCGTCGAGGAGCAGCGTGAGATCTACGAGACCGACGTGGACCTGCTGCGTCTCGCCTCCGAGCTCGTGATCGACGCCGTCGTCGAGTGGGAGGACCTGCGCAGCGACATCGCCCGCCGCCTCCAGCGTGCCGCCGGCAAGGACCGGACGTTCTCGGTCCGGCGCCACGGCGTGCCGCCGGTCTGA
- a CDS encoding tyrosine-type recombinase/integrase: MRGTVRHLGGDRYQLRVDAGNDPVTGKRRQLGRVHRGTPTTAQRALRALIREVEDGTAATSVMTVDQLLQQYLAGARRRLKPSTVEAYRYAVEAVAGSPLGTMRIDRVKVSDVERFLDAMGDRPSMAALVRRTLRAAWNDAIRLEQVTRNPVVNARAPQRPPSKATTAELPDVLAAIAAAPSDLAVLLRVAIATGARRGELLGLQWGDVDLDVGIVAFTRNVTGDGRRLHIGTPKTGKVRSVSIDDATVAALKAWRSECQEDALAFGVDLKPTTWIWSQRPDGRDPWWPDTVTHRWATLRKKVPGLEGVRFHDLRHTNASVLIAAGVDPVTVAERLGHSTPVITLGTYSHALPAKDRGAATLIGEVLERQV, translated from the coding sequence ATGAGGGGAACAGTCCGACACCTGGGCGGGGACCGCTATCAGCTGCGAGTCGACGCCGGCAACGACCCGGTCACCGGCAAGCGCCGCCAGCTCGGCAGGGTGCACCGCGGAACTCCGACAACTGCCCAACGGGCGCTGAGGGCACTGATCAGAGAGGTTGAAGACGGCACCGCCGCTACCTCGGTCATGACCGTCGACCAGCTGCTGCAGCAGTACCTCGCCGGTGCCCGAAGGCGGCTGAAGCCGTCGACTGTCGAGGCGTACCGCTACGCAGTCGAGGCAGTCGCAGGCTCACCGCTCGGCACCATGCGGATCGATCGGGTGAAGGTGTCGGACGTCGAGCGGTTCCTCGACGCAATGGGCGACCGGCCGTCGATGGCGGCGCTCGTTCGCCGCACTCTCCGAGCGGCGTGGAACGACGCCATCCGCCTCGAGCAGGTCACCCGCAATCCCGTGGTGAATGCTCGGGCGCCACAGCGCCCCCCATCGAAGGCGACAACCGCAGAGCTGCCGGACGTGCTCGCTGCCATCGCCGCTGCGCCCTCGGACCTCGCCGTCCTGCTGCGGGTAGCCATCGCCACCGGCGCCCGTCGTGGCGAGCTCCTCGGACTTCAATGGGGCGACGTCGACCTGGACGTCGGAATCGTGGCATTCACCCGCAACGTCACTGGCGATGGTCGCCGGCTTCACATCGGCACGCCGAAGACGGGCAAGGTGCGCTCGGTCTCCATCGACGATGCCACCGTGGCCGCCCTGAAGGCGTGGCGGTCGGAGTGTCAGGAGGACGCTCTGGCGTTCGGGGTGGATCTGAAGCCGACGACTTGGATTTGGTCGCAGCGCCCCGACGGACGGGACCCGTGGTGGCCCGACACGGTGACGCACCGGTGGGCGACGCTCCGCAAGAAGGTGCCAGGGCTCGAGGGGGTCAGGTTCCACGACTTGCGGCACACGAACGCGAGCGTGCTCATCGCCGCCGGTGTGGATCCCGTGACGGTCGCAGAGCGCCTCGGGCACTCGACGCCCGTGATCACCCTCGGCACGTACTCTCACGCGCTCCCGGCGAAGGACCGTGGGGCGGCGACGCTCATCGGAGAGGTTCTGGAACGACAAGTGTGA
- a CDS encoding helix-turn-helix domain-containing protein encodes MTSSETPDLPGFLLVDEVAAILRTPKATLYAWRTNGTGPPASRIGRKLLYPRDELLAWVEQQSSAA; translated from the coding sequence ATGACCTCCTCCGAGACCCCAGACCTGCCGGGATTTCTCCTCGTCGACGAGGTGGCGGCGATCCTCAGGACGCCAAAAGCCACGTTGTACGCATGGCGCACGAACGGCACCGGCCCGCCCGCTAGCCGCATCGGCCGCAAGCTCCTCTACCCCCGCGATGAACTGCTCGCCTGGGTGGAGCAGCAGTCGAGCGCGGCATGA
- a CDS encoding AAA family ATPase: MNSDDALERLRAARLANGRDPRTGKRQSSEDAAHTDSDRRSGRSLSSLTYLRDQIDAVLDIETVAEDHDRMPRLRPAGSWLFEQYEEKPPIWGRDDEILWPDDEPLVIAAPTGVGKTTLAALLVRSMVSLGDDVLGYPVTPCDRVLFLALDRPAQIRRAMRRIFTEADEAALDERLIVHPRPLDEDLGKNPELLVALAAEAQADRVVIDSVKDTISKVSDDESGGSFNRAVQLCCAEGRPTVSLHHQRKGQQGAKPNRLEDVYGSTWITAGAGSVVLLWGEAGSGSAELIHLKTPSTPVGPLSVEIDTFAGTMQVTRGWDPLAWLRMRGDAGGQVPDAARAMTSKEPTKTSRDRARRRLEALVARGLATKTGGGDPNNPATYRSIDVTDVR; encoded by the coding sequence GTGAACTCAGACGACGCCCTAGAGCGGCTACGGGCGGCACGGCTCGCAAACGGCCGAGATCCTCGCACCGGCAAGAGACAGAGCAGCGAGGACGCAGCCCACACCGACTCTGACAGGCGCAGTGGCCGAAGCCTGAGCTCGCTGACCTACCTGCGAGACCAGATCGACGCCGTCCTCGACATCGAAACCGTCGCCGAGGACCACGACCGCATGCCACGCCTGCGCCCCGCTGGCTCCTGGCTCTTCGAGCAATACGAGGAGAAGCCGCCAATCTGGGGACGGGACGACGAGATCCTCTGGCCCGACGACGAACCCCTCGTGATCGCCGCACCGACCGGCGTCGGCAAGACCACACTCGCCGCGCTGCTCGTCCGGTCGATGGTCAGCCTCGGCGACGACGTTCTCGGATACCCCGTCACCCCCTGCGATCGGGTCCTGTTCCTGGCTCTCGACCGCCCCGCACAGATCCGACGTGCCATGCGCCGCATCTTCACCGAAGCCGACGAGGCGGCCCTCGACGAGCGCCTGATCGTCCACCCGAGGCCGCTCGACGAAGACCTCGGCAAGAACCCGGAGCTCCTCGTCGCGCTCGCTGCGGAGGCCCAAGCCGACCGCGTCGTCATCGACTCGGTGAAGGACACGATCTCCAAGGTCAGCGACGACGAGTCCGGCGGCAGCTTCAACCGCGCGGTGCAGCTCTGCTGCGCCGAAGGACGCCCGACCGTGTCGCTGCACCACCAGCGCAAAGGCCAGCAGGGCGCGAAACCCAACCGGCTCGAGGACGTCTACGGATCGACCTGGATCACCGCCGGCGCAGGTTCCGTCGTCCTGCTGTGGGGCGAGGCCGGTTCCGGGTCAGCCGAGCTCATCCATCTCAAGACGCCGTCCACGCCCGTCGGCCCCCTCTCGGTCGAGATCGACACGTTCGCCGGGACCATGCAGGTCACCCGCGGTTGGGACCCGCTCGCATGGCTCCGGATGCGCGGCGACGCAGGCGGCCAGGTGCCCGACGCGGCCAGGGCTATGACCAGCAAGGAACCGACCAAGACCAGCCGGGACCGCGCCAGGCGCCGGCTCGAGGCGCTGGTGGCGCGGGGGCTCGCCACGAAGACAGGTGGCGGCGACCCAAACAACCCCGCGACCTACCGCTCGATCGACGTCACGGACGTGCGGTGA
- a CDS encoding HNH endonuclease, translated as MTRDPRGTAAWKRIRRSVQASVRASGATCHRCGAFIRPDEPIDVDHLVPVAVDPSRALDPTNVAPCHRRCNRAAGAQMTNAKRTKVPWSAGVCVETGEEITLRWSTRWLGEPGGCLREHSKECPDHCPVRPEVCRLDGVLWVPPSWR; from the coding sequence ATGACACGGGATCCTCGAGGCACGGCCGCTTGGAAGCGCATCCGCCGCTCCGTTCAGGCGTCGGTGCGGGCGTCGGGCGCCACCTGCCATCGGTGTGGCGCCTTCATCCGGCCAGACGAGCCGATCGACGTCGACCACCTGGTGCCGGTGGCTGTGGACCCGTCCCGGGCGCTCGATCCGACGAACGTGGCCCCCTGTCATCGCCGGTGCAACAGGGCGGCCGGAGCTCAGATGACGAACGCAAAGCGGACGAAGGTGCCTTGGTCGGCTGGCGTGTGCGTCGAGACGGGCGAGGAGATCACGCTCCGTTGGTCGACGCGCTGGCTCGGAGAGCCGGGCGGATGCCTGCGGGAGCACAGCAAGGAGTGCCCCGATCACTGCCCGGTTCGGCCGGAGGTCTGCCGCCTGGATGGCGTCTTGTGGGTGCCGCCGTCATGGCGGTGA